Within the Miscanthus floridulus cultivar M001 chromosome 2, ASM1932011v1, whole genome shotgun sequence genome, the region TTACACGCTTATTACTCAAACATACGTTTGGAGAATCTTCAGTTCAAGCTTAGGCCTCAATAATAAATATACAATCTTTCAAATGTTCTATCTTTTCTTGTTCCATAGGATCAGTTTAGCCTAAGCCTACCCCAACTTCGTTGGGAcataaaggctttgttgttttaTTTCAAAGGGATGAGCATAAAGTCAATTACAAGAGGAGTGAAGTTATTTATTGATCAGCTCTTCACAAGTTTTCCTGAAAAATCTTGGATTGATGAACACTGAGGGCAACAATCTGAATCAGTATTATCACTATAATTGTAACAGGTTCCATCCTATATGCGACAATAACTCACCCTCAGAAATTGTCTTCATACTAATGAGGCATCAAGTACAAAAATTAAAATGCAAGGTAGTAGAACATACCCAGAAACGCAAAAGCAGAAACCAACCAGTTGGCATTACCCTCTGCACATACACAACCAAGAATCCTATTAATGAGTAGAACCAAAAGACAATGCTGTCACAGACATTACAGTTGAGGAAAAAGGAACAGATAAGCATCATTGGGGATTGCATACCACTCGCACTGTAAGAAATGAGATACCATTGTCAGCTAACTCATCTTCATACAAGATAACCTACATACATCCTGTTAGGGGGCAGACCAGTATCCAGATAAATTATGAACCATTTGTTCCATTGCCATACCTCGTCGTAGAAAAGAATTGGCTCTTTTGCTGAAAGGGCAACAAGGTCAATCCGATCATTAGTATCCTCCCAACACAAAGTGCTGCATCCATCTAAACTTGTTTGTGTCTGGAAAATAAAATTGTATGAACAGGAACTATTTGTCAGTGGACTACACCAGTAAAAAAGTGAAGGGCTGGGGAACAAatataaaaaaagggcgtacccagtgcagagagctcccgctctgtgcagggtctggggaagggtgttagtggcaagccttaccctcgcctgtgcaatgcgaggagaccgcgactcgaacccgggaccttccggtcacaggcggtaagactctaccgcttgcaccaggcccacccttcgCAGGGGAACAAATATAAAACTTTGAAATCAGATTAAATTAATTCAGCTGAGATCAGGTCCATACAGTGCCTGAGTTCACAACCACAGCATCACTCCCACAGTATGGAGTCGTAAATGTATAGTCGTAATCAAGTATAACCTGGTCAGAAGGCTTGCTGCAAGAAAACATGTTAAAAGAACATGTGCTTAGGATTTTTTTAACAAACTCACAAGTTAAGAATTAACACATAATATTTTCACCATCTGAATTTTTTTCAGATAAGACCAATATAAACATCTCAAAATGTGTGCTATTGTACTTCTCTTGAAATAATGCATGATACGGACAAAATAAAATCAATTTAACTATATTCATCCACAAATATGTATTtctgatcaaagctttagaaaatttTAAGACAAAATCCACTGCTTTGAAACAGGGTGGGTGATGCCAAGCTAATGCAACATCTTTCACTACAAATGCTCAGTGGTATGAATTGAGTAAAAAAGGAAGTACAGTTATAGATGACCTTCTGAACTTCCATTTTGCTGCAGCAGGAACCTCAACAGGTGGCAGTCTCTCTTTCTTCCATGCCTTGAGTGCATCAAGCGCATTAAAATGCAATTTGATGCCAGTTTGAGTATGTTGAAGGGACAAGAAACTCTCTCCGAAAACCATCTCAGGTAAATGTGTAGTTTGAAGTTCATCTTCAAAGCTGAAGAAGAAT harbors:
- the LOC136517746 gene encoding TIP41-like protein — its product is MASAAAWEGPTAAELKSAGAAAIPGGVRVKGWVIRSHKGPILNAASLQRFEDELQTTHLPEMVFGESFLSLQHTQTGIKLHFNALDALKAWKKERLPPVEVPAAAKWKFRSKPSDQVILDYDYTFTTPYCGSDAVVVNSGTTQTSLDGCSTLCWEDTNDRIDLVALSAKEPILFYDEVILYEDELADNGISFLTVRVRVMPTGWFLLLRFWLRVDGVLMRLRDTRLHCSFGNGNGAKPVVLRECCWREATFASLSAKGYPSDSAAYADPNLIAHKLPIVTQKTQKLKIPY